In one window of Penaeus monodon isolate SGIC_2016 chromosome 36, NSTDA_Pmon_1, whole genome shotgun sequence DNA:
- the LOC119595699 gene encoding uncharacterized protein LOC119595699, translating to MLRIVSLAVALAVCVARPNQWDDQLGLFPADGGDSQPILPCAVANPTTPNQILDAVLEGAITYMETLGWCDSKNVQNGESNLPFQVNSDGSSSENFSITEANVTGLCSLRRSKSASFNADQSVLTGLVVVENTRANADYTVTFAGVGEAPAQTVSGQVVERVDKLFADIQINLLNLVPQNIASYTARSGHDLLESASNLDGNDMKDVHSAGFRKALREIVEKTMSSNVKVQINKSIQDMKNA from the exons ATGTTGAGGATCGTGAGTCTGGCAGTGGCTCTGGCCGTGTGTGTGGCACGACCTAACCAATGGGACGACCAGCTAGGGCTCTTCCCTGCTGACGGCGGGGACTCTCAGCCCATCTTACCTTGCGCCGTCGCCAACCCTACCACGCCCAACCAGATACTCGACGCAGTGCTCGAAGGAGCTATCACATACATGGA AACACTAGGATGGTGTGATTCCAAAAACGTGCAGAACGGAGAGTCAAACCTGCCCTTCCAAGTTAACTCTGATGGAAGCAGCTCCGAGAACTTCAGCATCACTGAGGCCAACGTGACAGGACTCTGCTCCCTGCGCCGCTCCAAGTCTGCTTCCTTCAACGCTGATCAG agTGTGCTCACTGGTTTGGTTGTCGTTGAAAACACTCGTGCCAACGCCGACTACACGGTAACTTTTGCCGGTGTTGGAGAAGCTCCAGCACAGACTGTTTCTGGTCAAGTCGTAGAGCGTGTGGACAAGCTGTTCGCCGATATCCAGATCAACTTGTTAAACCTTGTGCCTCAGAATATCGCCAGCTACACCGCAAGATCGGGTCATGACCTACTTGAAAGTGCAAGCAACTTGGACGGCAATGATATGAAGGACGTTCACAGCGCCGGCTTCAGGAAGGCTTTGCGAGAGATCGTGGAGAAAACCATGTCTTCCAACGTGAAGGTACAGATTAACAAGTCCATCCAGGATATGAAGAATGCTTGA